One genomic segment of Cellulophaga sp. HaHaR_3_176 includes these proteins:
- the msrB gene encoding peptide-methionine (R)-S-oxide reductase MsrB: protein MSKKYEIEKTEEEWKSLLSDKEYQVLRKKGTEHPHTGAYNLHFENGDYHCKACNALLFESEHKFESGCGWPSFDKAKEGAIEYIKDTTHGMVRVETVCANCGGHLGHVFDDGPQETTGQRYCINSASIGFDPTK, encoded by the coding sequence ATGTCTAAAAAATACGAAATAGAAAAAACAGAAGAGGAATGGAAATCGTTACTCTCAGATAAAGAATATCAAGTTCTAAGAAAAAAAGGAACCGAACACCCACATACAGGCGCTTATAATTTACATTTCGAAAATGGAGATTACCATTGTAAAGCCTGTAATGCTTTGCTTTTTGAAAGTGAGCATAAATTTGAAAGTGGTTGTGGTTGGCCTTCTTTTGATAAAGCTAAAGAAGGAGCTATAGAATATATAAAAGATACAACACATGGTATGGTACGTGTAGAAACTGTTTGTGCTAATTGTGGCGGACATTTAGGTCATGTTTTTGATGACGGTCCGCAAGAAACTACAGGCCAGAGGTATTGTATAAACTCTGCTAGTATAGGCTTCGATCCTACAAAATAA
- the lpdA gene encoding dihydrolipoyl dehydrogenase gives MSNFDIIVLGSGPGGYVTAIRASQLGFKTAIIEKESLGGVCLNWGCIPTKALLKSAQVFNYLQHAEDYGLKVDNVDKDFDAVVKRSRSVAEGMSKGVQFLMKKNKIEVINGFGKLKAGKKVLVTDADGKETEYSAKNIIVATGARSRELPSLPQDGKKIIGYREAMTLKSQPKKMIVVGSGAIGIEFAYFYNAMGSDVTVVEYLPNIVPVEDEDISKQLERSFKKAGVKIMTSSEVTNVDTSGEGVKVTVKTAKGEEVLEADMVLSAVGIKTNIENIGLEDVGIITDRDKVLVNDFYQTNIPGYYAIGDITPGPALAHVASAEGILCVEKLANLHVEPLDYGNIPGCTYASPEIASVGLTEKQAKEKGLDIKVGKFPFSASGKAKAAGTPDGFVKVIFDAKYGEWLGCHMIGAGVTDMIAEAVVARKLETTGHEILKAIHPHPTMSEAVMEAVAAAYDEVIHL, from the coding sequence ATGAGCAATTTTGATATTATTGTTTTAGGGAGTGGTCCTGGTGGATATGTAACTGCTATTAGAGCTTCTCAATTAGGATTTAAAACCGCTATTATAGAAAAAGAATCACTTGGTGGAGTTTGTTTAAATTGGGGATGTATACCTACTAAAGCATTACTAAAATCAGCTCAAGTTTTCAACTACTTACAACATGCAGAAGATTACGGTCTTAAGGTTGATAATGTAGATAAAGATTTTGATGCCGTTGTAAAAAGAAGCCGAAGCGTTGCTGAAGGCATGAGCAAAGGTGTTCAGTTTTTGATGAAAAAAAATAAAATTGAAGTTATCAATGGTTTCGGAAAACTTAAAGCTGGTAAAAAAGTTTTAGTTACTGATGCTGATGGTAAAGAAACAGAATATAGCGCAAAAAATATTATTGTTGCTACTGGTGCTCGTAGTAGAGAATTACCTAGTTTACCACAAGATGGTAAAAAAATAATTGGCTACAGAGAAGCAATGACTTTAAAAAGTCAGCCTAAAAAAATGATTGTAGTAGGTAGTGGTGCAATTGGTATCGAGTTTGCTTACTTCTACAATGCAATGGGTAGTGATGTTACTGTTGTTGAATATTTACCAAATATAGTGCCTGTTGAAGATGAAGATATCTCTAAACAATTAGAGCGTAGCTTCAAAAAAGCGGGTGTTAAAATAATGACTTCTTCTGAAGTTACTAATGTAGACACTTCTGGTGAAGGTGTAAAAGTAACTGTTAAAACTGCTAAAGGCGAAGAGGTTTTAGAAGCTGATATGGTACTTTCTGCTGTAGGTATTAAAACAAATATCGAAAACATTGGTTTAGAAGATGTTGGTATTATTACAGACCGTGATAAAGTTTTAGTAAACGATTTTTACCAAACAAATATACCTGGTTATTATGCTATCGGAGATATTACTCCTGGCCCTGCTTTAGCACACGTTGCTTCTGCTGAAGGTATTTTATGTGTTGAAAAATTAGCAAACTTACATGTAGAGCCGTTAGACTATGGTAATATACCTGGTTGTACATATGCTTCTCCTGAAATTGCATCTGTTGGTTTAACTGAAAAACAAGCTAAAGAAAAAGGTTTAGATATTAAAGTTGGTAAGTTCCCATTCTCTGCAAGTGGAAAAGCAAAAGCTGCTGGAACTCCTGATGGATTTGTAAAAGTAATTTTTGATGCAAAATATGGTGAGTGGTTAGGTTGCCATATGATTGGTGCTGGTGTTACTGATATGATTGCTGAAGCTGTTGTAGCTCGTAAATTAGAGACTACAGGCCATGAAATATTAAAAGCTATTCACCCACACCCAACTATGAGTGAGGCTGTAATGGAAGCTGTTGCTGCTGCTTATGATGAAGTTATTCATTTATAA
- a CDS encoding M48 family metallopeptidase, with the protein MKKIILIIAIFLGVSACKTNPFTGKKMLNMYPNSQIFPSAFAQYDQFLTDNNTVENTSEARMITKVGQRIASAAERWLTANGYPGYLKDYKWEYNLVNDETVNAWCMPGGKIVFYTGILPICDGETGVAVVMGHEVAHALADHGAQRMSAGTFQQIGAVAGNVLIKDQQTLNTFNQAYGIGSEVGIMLPFSRGHETEADRIGLQIMAIAGYNPDEAADLWRRMKANSGGESQPEFMSTHPSNDTRINNLTEWAPAAKQEAAKFGVTSFE; encoded by the coding sequence ATGAAAAAAATTATTTTAATTATTGCTATATTTTTAGGAGTTTCAGCATGTAAGACAAATCCTTTTACAGGAAAAAAAATGTTGAACATGTATCCGAATAGCCAAATTTTCCCTTCTGCTTTTGCGCAATATGATCAATTTTTAACAGATAATAATACTGTAGAAAACACATCAGAGGCTAGAATGATTACAAAAGTAGGTCAGCGGATAGCTTCTGCTGCAGAAAGATGGTTAACGGCTAACGGTTACCCTGGTTATTTGAAAGACTATAAATGGGAATATAACTTGGTAAATGATGAAACGGTTAACGCATGGTGTATGCCAGGTGGTAAAATTGTTTTTTATACAGGTATTTTACCAATTTGCGATGGTGAAACAGGTGTAGCTGTTGTAATGGGGCATGAAGTTGCTCATGCATTAGCAGATCATGGGGCACAACGTATGAGTGCAGGTACATTTCAACAAATAGGAGCTGTCGCTGGTAATGTATTGATAAAAGATCAGCAAACGCTTAATACGTTTAACCAAGCTTACGGAATAGGTTCTGAAGTTGGTATTATGTTACCTTTTAGTCGTGGGCATGAAACTGAAGCGGATAGAATAGGTCTTCAAATTATGGCAATTGCAGGGTATAACCCAGATGAAGCTGCTGATTTATGGAGAAGAATGAAAGCGAATAGTGGAGGAGAATCACAACCAGAATTTATGAGTACACACCCTTCTAATGATACTCGTATCAATAATTTAACAGAATGGGCACCTGCAGCAAAACAAGAAGCGGCAAAATTTGGAGTGACTTCTTTTGAGTAA
- the glgB gene encoding 1,4-alpha-glucan branching protein GlgB: MSNVQVHTLFTEFDINLFKAGKHFKLYEKLGSHLVEVDGVRGTYFAVWAPSANSVSVIGDFNFWNIGEHELNVRWDGSGIWEGFIPGIEKGALYKYNISSNNYGVRTEKADPFARFCEAPPKTGSVVWDGDYTWEDTDWMGYRKDKNGLDKPYAVYEVHLGSWKRKNDNEFLSYTDLAEDLVKYVKEMNFTHVEFMPIMEYPYDPSWGYQLTGYFAPTSRFGNPEEFKLLVDKLHQNDIGVILDWVPSHFPEDAHGLGFFDGSHLYEHPDRSKGYHPDWKSLIFNYGRNEVRAFLISNAMFWMDKFHIDALRVDAVASMIYLDYSREEGEWEPNIYGNNENLEAISFLKEMNEQLYASFDGIQTIAEESTAFSGVSKPVNLGGLGFGMKWMMGWMHDTLEYFKKEPIYRTHHQNDITFSLTYAFSENFMLPFSHDEVVYGKKSLLYRMPGDEWQQFANLRLLFGYMYTHPGAKLVFMGGEFGQSSEWNFQKSLDWHLTQYDFHSGVQQLVKDLNTVYKTYPALYEKQFSTEGFEWIDYGDGANSVLAYIRKGHDKKNDLIIVCNFTPITRESYRIGIPKSSTIKEILNSDAKVYGGSGAANKKIKVTNQASHNYKNSIEITLPPLGIVILQ; this comes from the coding sequence ATGTCAAACGTACAAGTCCATACTCTTTTTACAGAATTTGATATTAATCTTTTTAAAGCGGGAAAACATTTCAAGCTTTACGAGAAATTAGGGTCACATTTAGTTGAAGTAGATGGGGTTAGAGGGACGTACTTTGCAGTATGGGCACCTTCAGCTAATTCGGTAAGTGTTATTGGTGATTTTAATTTTTGGAATATTGGAGAGCATGAGTTAAATGTTAGATGGGATGGTAGCGGAATTTGGGAAGGCTTTATTCCTGGTATAGAAAAGGGAGCTCTTTATAAATATAATATTAGTTCTAATAACTACGGTGTAAGAACAGAAAAAGCAGATCCATTTGCTCGCTTTTGTGAGGCGCCACCTAAAACGGGTTCTGTTGTTTGGGATGGTGATTACACTTGGGAAGATACTGATTGGATGGGTTACCGAAAAGATAAAAATGGCTTAGATAAACCTTACGCTGTTTATGAAGTACACTTGGGCTCATGGAAAAGAAAGAATGATAATGAATTTTTATCTTATACAGATTTAGCAGAAGATTTAGTGAAGTATGTTAAGGAGATGAATTTTACTCATGTAGAGTTTATGCCTATTATGGAATACCCTTACGACCCATCATGGGGATATCAATTAACTGGTTATTTTGCTCCAACATCACGTTTTGGTAACCCAGAAGAATTTAAACTTTTAGTAGATAAATTACACCAAAATGATATCGGTGTAATTTTAGATTGGGTTCCATCTCATTTCCCTGAAGATGCACATGGATTAGGCTTTTTTGATGGATCTCATTTATACGAACACCCTGATAGAAGTAAAGGATATCACCCAGATTGGAAAAGTTTGATTTTTAATTATGGACGAAATGAAGTTCGTGCATTTTTAATAAGTAACGCCATGTTTTGGATGGATAAATTTCATATTGATGCGTTACGTGTAGATGCTGTAGCTTCAATGATATATTTAGATTACTCAAGAGAAGAAGGAGAGTGGGAGCCTAATATTTATGGAAATAATGAAAATTTAGAAGCTATTTCTTTTCTAAAAGAGATGAACGAGCAATTATATGCAAGTTTTGATGGTATACAGACGATAGCTGAAGAATCTACTGCTTTTTCAGGAGTTTCTAAACCTGTGAATTTAGGAGGCCTTGGCTTTGGTATGAAATGGATGATGGGTTGGATGCATGATACTTTAGAGTATTTTAAAAAAGAACCTATATATAGAACGCACCATCAGAATGATATTACGTTTAGTTTAACCTATGCTTTTTCTGAAAACTTTATGCTTCCTTTTTCACATGACGAAGTGGTGTATGGTAAAAAATCTTTACTTTACAGAATGCCAGGTGATGAATGGCAACAGTTTGCAAATTTAAGATTGTTGTTTGGTTACATGTACACACACCCAGGTGCAAAACTTGTTTTTATGGGTGGAGAATTTGGGCAATCATCAGAATGGAATTTTCAAAAAAGTTTGGACTGGCATTTAACACAATATGATTTTCATTCAGGAGTACAACAGTTAGTAAAAGATTTAAATACAGTTTATAAAACCTACCCAGCTTTATACGAAAAGCAATTTAGCACAGAAGGTTTTGAGTGGATAGATTATGGAGATGGAGCAAACTCTGTTTTAGCCTACATTCGTAAGGGGCACGATAAAAAAAATGATTTAATTATTGTTTGTAATTTTACACCTATAACACGAGAAAGTTATAGAATAGGAATTCCGAAATCATCAACTATAAAAGAAATTTTAAATAGTGATGCTAAAGTTTACGGAGGCTCTGGAGCAGCGAATAAAAAAATTAAGGTAACAAACCAAGCATCGCATAATTATAAGAATTCAATAGAAATAACACTTCCTCCTTTAGGAATTGTCATTTTACAATAG
- a CDS encoding DUF3817 domain-containing protein, which produces MLKIFRLTAILEGVSYLLLFGLGMPLKYLAKIPEPNIYIGYAHGFLFIAYVILALLFCVEKKWGLKMFIILFIASLLPFGTFYIDKKYLKPLTV; this is translated from the coding sequence ATGCTTAAAATATTCAGACTTACAGCAATTTTAGAAGGTGTTTCTTATCTTTTATTATTTGGTTTAGGAATGCCATTAAAATACCTTGCTAAAATTCCAGAGCCTAACATTTATATTGGCTACGCCCATGGTTTTCTATTTATAGCTTATGTTATTTTGGCACTTCTTTTTTGTGTGGAAAAAAAATGGGGTTTAAAAATGTTCATCATTTTATTTATAGCTTCACTGCTACCCTTTGGCACTTTTTATATTGATAAAAAATATTTGAAGCCATTGACCGTATAA
- the msrB gene encoding peptide-methionine (R)-S-oxide reductase MsrB has product MLKNLILGIAIVITGCKGVSQEKELSMSEIQEEEESFKVVKTKEEWQKQLDEVQYFVLRQEGTERAFSSPLLQIKEEGVFKCAGCNTELFKSENKFDSGTGWPSFDREIEGNVAFDTDFKIGYERTEEHCATCGGHLGHVFNDGPNETTGKRHCVNGAALVFVPTK; this is encoded by the coding sequence ATGTTGAAGAATTTAATATTAGGTATTGCAATCGTCATTACTGGTTGTAAGGGAGTTTCTCAAGAGAAAGAGCTTTCAATGAGCGAAATTCAAGAGGAAGAAGAAAGTTTTAAAGTTGTTAAAACTAAAGAAGAATGGCAAAAACAATTGGATGAAGTTCAATATTTCGTTTTACGTCAAGAAGGTACAGAAAGAGCTTTTTCTAGCCCTTTATTACAAATAAAAGAAGAAGGTGTTTTTAAATGCGCTGGATGTAATACAGAATTATTTAAAAGTGAAAATAAATTCGATTCTGGTACAGGTTGGCCAAGTTTTGATCGTGAAATAGAAGGCAATGTTGCTTTTGATACCGATTTTAAAATTGGTTATGAACGTACCGAAGAGCATTGTGCAACATGCGGCGGTCACTTAGGGCACGTATTTAATGATGGACCAAATGAAACCACAGGAAAAAGACATTGTGTAAATGGTGCTGCTTTAGTTTTTGTACCCACTAAGTAA
- a CDS encoding head GIN domain-containing protein, producing the protein MKNFAIATLLALITWSCTAQRGEKIKGNGTIKTIERMTPDYDNIAISGFFDVDLIEGNEGDITITGEENLLDYIILEVEKGKLVIKIEKGVNLQPSKWKNAVKITIPIESIDGISLSGSGDIVSKTTIKTSSFTTNMSGSGDITLTLETQSTKASMSGSGDINLSGSTKKFEATISGSGDIEAFDLDADYVEATVSGSASIKVTANKAIKARVSGSGDIYYKGKPSKINTKLSGSGSITKN; encoded by the coding sequence ATGAAAAATTTCGCAATAGCAACATTACTTGCTCTAATCACATGGTCATGTACAGCACAACGAGGTGAAAAAATAAAAGGAAATGGAACTATTAAAACCATAGAAAGAATGACTCCTGATTATGATAACATAGCAATTTCTGGTTTTTTTGATGTTGATTTAATTGAAGGTAATGAAGGTGATATTACAATAACTGGTGAAGAAAATTTATTAGACTATATTATTTTAGAAGTAGAGAAAGGTAAATTAGTAATCAAAATTGAAAAAGGAGTAAACTTGCAACCTTCAAAATGGAAAAATGCAGTTAAAATAACTATCCCTATTGAAAGTATTGATGGTATTTCTTTATCTGGCTCTGGAGATATTGTAAGTAAAACAACAATTAAAACCTCAAGTTTTACCACAAACATGTCTGGATCTGGAGATATCACATTAACACTTGAAACACAATCTACAAAAGCATCAATGTCTGGCTCGGGAGATATTAACTTAAGTGGATCAACAAAAAAATTTGAAGCTACAATTTCGGGATCAGGAGATATTGAAGCTTTTGATTTAGATGCTGATTATGTTGAAGCTACAGTTTCTGGCTCTGCTAGTATTAAAGTTACCGCAAATAAAGCCATAAAAGCAAGGGTTTCTGGTTCTGGCGATATTTATTACAAGGGTAAACCAAGTAAAATAAATACAAAATTATCAGGCTCTGGGAGTATCACAAAAAACTAA
- a CDS encoding MFS transporter, which yields MAKEQALKGSKKLLNAWAFYDWANSVYTLTIASSIFPIFYSALFSSPDQLVVAFGFQMKPTVLISIVTAFTFLTVAIFSPILSGIADYVGNKKTFMKFFCYLGSIGCIGLYWFSLDHIHLSMLFYFMGLIGYWGSLVFYNSYLPDIAFEDQQDSISAKGFSLGYIGSVFLLLLNLAMVMKPEWFGFNIGDTEESLNVAKFEAMKISFITVGVWWMVFSQYSFYVLPKGVSTGHKVTKDVVFNGLRELKQVWQKLKLDLRLKRYLSAFFVFSMAVQTIMLMAVYFGEKEISWATESEKTTGLIISILVIQLVAVLGAFLTSKASAKFGNIKTLIIINSIWLCLCFYAFFMVTPMQFYIAAGLVGMVMGGVQSLGRSTYSKFLPETEDSTSYFSFYDVAEKIGIVIGMVIFAVVDQVSSMRYAILFLFIFFLIGIILLLRVPKEKTS from the coding sequence ATGGCTAAAGAGCAAGCATTAAAAGGCAGTAAAAAATTACTAAACGCTTGGGCATTTTACGACTGGGCAAATTCTGTTTATACGCTAACAATAGCGTCCTCTATATTCCCGATATTTTACTCTGCTTTATTTTCATCACCAGATCAACTTGTTGTTGCATTTGGTTTTCAAATGAAACCAACAGTTTTAATTTCTATCGTTACAGCATTTACTTTTTTAACGGTAGCAATTTTTTCTCCAATTTTATCAGGAATAGCTGATTATGTAGGAAACAAAAAAACATTTATGAAGTTTTTTTGCTATTTGGGTAGTATTGGCTGTATTGGATTGTATTGGTTTAGTTTAGATCATATTCATTTAAGTATGTTGTTCTATTTTATGGGGTTGATAGGGTATTGGGGAAGTCTGGTTTTCTATAATTCATATCTGCCAGATATTGCTTTTGAAGATCAGCAAGATAGTATTAGTGCTAAAGGGTTTTCTTTAGGGTATATAGGTAGTGTTTTTTTGCTGCTTTTAAATTTAGCAATGGTAATGAAACCAGAATGGTTTGGTTTTAATATAGGAGATACAGAAGAGTCTTTAAATGTGGCGAAATTTGAAGCCATGAAAATATCTTTTATCACAGTAGGTGTGTGGTGGATGGTTTTTAGTCAATATAGCTTTTATGTATTGCCTAAAGGCGTTTCTACAGGACATAAAGTAACAAAAGATGTTGTTTTTAATGGATTGAGAGAATTAAAGCAGGTTTGGCAAAAATTAAAACTTGATTTGCGATTGAAAAGATATTTAAGTGCATTTTTTGTATTTAGTATGGCAGTACAAACCATTATGTTAATGGCTGTTTATTTTGGAGAAAAAGAAATTAGTTGGGCAACAGAATCTGAAAAAACAACAGGACTTATAATTAGTATTTTGGTTATACAATTAGTAGCTGTTTTAGGAGCTTTTTTAACCTCTAAGGCATCTGCTAAATTCGGTAATATAAAGACTTTAATCATTATTAATTCTATTTGGCTTTGCTTGTGCTTTTATGCCTTTTTTATGGTAACACCAATGCAGTTTTATATTGCTGCAGGTTTAGTAGGTATGGTAATGGGTGGTGTACAATCTTTAGGAAGGTCTACCTATTCTAAATTTTTACCAGAAACTGAAGATTCAACATCATACTTTAGTTTTTATGATGTTGCAGAAAAAATAGGGATAGTTATTGGTATGGTTATTTTTGCAGTGGTAGATCAGGTAAGTAGCATGCGTTATGCAATACTTTTTTTATTCATATTTTTCTTAATAGGTATTATTTTACTATTAAGAGTCCCAAAAGAAAAGACCTCTTAA
- a CDS encoding RNA polymerase sigma factor, with translation MSHKKEHIDALLLLCLKGKQSAQLEVYNRYYKAMYNTAIRIVKDSAIAEDVMQESFLSAFTKLESFIGEVTFGSWLKRIVINNSIYQYRKQQKKNEVALDDVIYKVEDNDGIASDYVFTEQKAQKVMETMKRLKDSYRISLTLHLIEGYDYEEISTIMNISNANCRTTISRAKESLRKKLIAD, from the coding sequence TTGAGCCACAAAAAAGAACATATTGATGCTTTATTGCTTTTGTGTTTAAAAGGAAAACAAAGCGCCCAACTCGAAGTTTACAATCGCTATTATAAAGCTATGTACAACACAGCTATTAGAATTGTAAAAGACAGTGCCATTGCCGAAGATGTTATGCAAGAATCGTTTTTGAGTGCATTTACCAAACTAGAGAGTTTTATAGGCGAAGTAACATTTGGATCCTGGTTAAAGCGCATTGTAATAAACAATAGTATTTATCAGTACAGAAAGCAACAGAAAAAAAATGAAGTTGCTCTGGACGATGTAATCTATAAGGTCGAAGATAATGACGGGATTGCTTCTGATTATGTGTTTACCGAACAAAAGGCTCAAAAAGTGATGGAAACCATGAAAAGATTAAAAGACAGTTACAGAATTTCTTTGACCTTACATTTAATTGAAGGCTATGACTATGAAGAAATAAGTACAATTATGAATATAAGTAATGCAAATTGCAGAACTACAATTTCACGAGCAAAAGAGAGTTTGCGTAAAAAATTAATTGCTGATTAA
- a CDS encoding glycoside hydrolase family 31 protein — MITNTELEYKGNLYPNKIVDFKQDTDKLYFTTANGVILQVTVLRNSAVRFRYATDYNFEPDFSYAINKNGLRGYNQLDVEETDTEYLIKTIRMTVLVDKQTLRVQISDPEGNIINEDELGFHWEENYEHGGNIVKMSKITRTGESFYGLGDKATHSNLKGKRVENWVTDQYAYGKDQDPLYKAIPFYIGLTDNKAYGVFFDNTFKTHFDFSHEKRHVTSFWADGGEMNYYFIFGPEMEKVVRLYTDLTGTPELPPLWALGYQQSKWSYYPESRVKEVAKQFRDLKIPCDGLYLDIDYMDGFRCFTWDKKLFPDPKRMIAELAEDGFKTVVMIDPGIKIDRDYWIYQEAMENDYFCKRGDGPYMHGKVWPGECNFPDFTNPKVREWWGELYKEFMADLGVHAVWNDMNEPAVMEVPSKTAPLDTRHDYDGNLTTHRKAHNVYGMQMVRATYNGVKKHVYPKRPFVITRAAYAGTQRYACTWTGDNVATWEHLWIANVQMQRMCMSGYSFVGSDIGGFAEQPDGELFARWIQLGIFHPFCRVHSSGDHGDQEPWSFGDEVTDIVRKYVELRYQLLPYLYTMFYMYSKEGLPMLRSLVLFDQEDHQTHFRTDEFIFGTQILVCPIQEPNAKGRRMYIPRGNWYNYWTKEFIVGGLEKWVVADIDMIPMFVKEGAMIPNYPVQQYVGELEIEELVLDVYFKDGIENSTVYEDAQDGYDYKKGRYSLRNFKLNGKENELLIQQFKDGTFITSYKTFVLKLHGLPFTIKSVVVDSQKVSLDEINLSANNTIEISKDFTTLQLLDI; from the coding sequence ATGATCACCAATACAGAACTTGAATACAAGGGTAATCTATATCCTAATAAAATAGTAGATTTTAAACAGGATACTGATAAACTATACTTTACAACAGCAAACGGTGTAATTTTACAAGTTACAGTACTTCGTAACAGTGCTGTAAGGTTTAGATATGCCACAGATTATAATTTTGAACCAGATTTTTCTTATGCCATAAATAAAAATGGTTTAAGAGGGTATAATCAGTTAGATGTAGAAGAAACGGATACTGAATATTTGATAAAAACTATTAGAATGACTGTTCTAGTAGATAAACAAACATTAAGAGTACAGATATCTGATCCTGAAGGGAATATTATAAATGAAGATGAGCTTGGTTTTCATTGGGAAGAAAACTATGAGCATGGAGGTAATATTGTAAAAATGAGTAAAATCACCAGAACAGGTGAAAGTTTTTACGGTTTAGGTGATAAAGCCACACATTCAAATTTAAAAGGTAAAAGAGTTGAAAATTGGGTTACAGATCAATATGCATATGGTAAAGATCAAGACCCGTTATACAAAGCAATCCCATTTTATATAGGTTTAACTGATAATAAGGCATACGGAGTATTTTTTGATAATACTTTTAAAACTCATTTCGATTTTTCGCATGAAAAAAGGCATGTAACTAGTTTTTGGGCAGATGGAGGAGAAATGAATTACTACTTTATTTTTGGTCCAGAAATGGAGAAAGTAGTGCGTTTGTATACCGATTTAACAGGTACGCCAGAGTTACCGCCATTATGGGCACTAGGCTACCAACAATCTAAATGGAGCTATTATCCTGAAAGTAGAGTAAAAGAAGTTGCGAAGCAATTTAGAGATTTAAAAATACCTTGTGATGGTCTGTATTTAGATATAGATTATATGGATGGTTTTCGTTGTTTTACTTGGGATAAAAAATTATTTCCTGATCCTAAAAGAATGATTGCTGAATTAGCAGAAGATGGTTTCAAAACCGTGGTAATGATTGATCCAGGTATTAAAATAGATCGCGATTATTGGATTTATCAAGAAGCTATGGAGAATGATTACTTCTGTAAGCGTGGTGATGGACCTTATATGCATGGTAAAGTTTGGCCAGGAGAATGTAATTTTCCTGATTTTACAAATCCAAAAGTTCGTGAATGGTGGGGTGAATTGTATAAAGAGTTTATGGCTGATTTGGGTGTGCATGCTGTTTGGAACGATATGAATGAGCCAGCAGTTATGGAGGTGCCGTCTAAAACAGCCCCATTAGATACAAGACACGATTATGATGGTAATTTAACAACACATCGTAAAGCACATAACGTTTATGGTATGCAAATGGTTCGGGCAACATACAATGGGGTTAAAAAACATGTATATCCTAAAAGGCCTTTCGTAATAACAAGAGCAGCTTATGCAGGTACACAAAGATATGCTTGTACTTGGACGGGTGATAATGTAGCTACTTGGGAGCATTTATGGATAGCCAACGTGCAAATGCAGCGCATGTGTATGAGTGGGTATTCTTTTGTGGGATCTGATATTGGAGGTTTTGCAGAACAACCCGATGGAGAATTATTTGCTAGATGGATACAGTTAGGTATTTTCCATCCTTTTTGTAGAGTGCATTCTAGTGGGGATCATGGGGATCAAGAACCTTGGTCATTTGGTGATGAAGTAACAGATATTGTTCGTAAGTATGTAGAACTTAGGTATCAACTTCTTCCTTATTTATATACAATGTTTTACATGTATTCTAAAGAAGGATTGCCAATGTTAAGATCTTTAGTTTTATTTGATCAAGAAGATCATCAAACACACTTTAGAACGGATGAGTTTATTTTTGGAACTCAAATTTTAGTTTGCCCTATTCAAGAACCTAATGCGAAAGGAAGAAGAATGTATATACCAAGAGGAAATTGGTATAATTACTGGACAAAAGAATTTATAGTAGGAGGTTTAGAAAAATGGGTAGTAGCAGACATAGATATGATTCCTATGTTTGTAAAAGAAGGAGCTATGATTCCGAATTACCCAGTACAACAATATGTTGGAGAGCTTGAAATAGAAGAATTAGTGCTAGATGTATATTTTAAAGATGGGATAGAAAATTCTACAGTATATGAAGACGCTCAAGATGGCTATGATTATAAAAAAGGAAGATACAGCTTGCGTAACTTTAAGTTAAACGGTAAAGAAAATGAATTGCTTATTCAGCAGTTTAAAGATGGCACTTTTATTACATCATATAAAACGTTTGTGTTAAAATTACATGGCCTACCATTTACAATTAAATCAGTTGTAGTTGATAGTCAGAAAGTATCATTAGATGAAATAAATTTATCAGCAAATAACACTATAGAAATAAGTAAAGATTTTACAACATTACAATTACTAGATATTTAA